One Niallia circulans DNA segment encodes these proteins:
- a CDS encoding MerR family transcriptional regulator has product MNWKINEIANLYDISAHTLRYYEEIKLVVPRRGENNYRIYTDENLQQLNIIRDLRKFNIPLEEIKDYLEKRTVEKTLNLLKKQQLFIEQELAALQEMQHIVEERIDVFTQTVTCAEGKCELIDCPDRYVIASIDNDIDSEHVDLSLKELYKKYENNLPHLEQHMIGSFLYNTEGNSISHRVFYFIENASDSHTTILPKGKYAAICYKGSYKKTEQYIVKLKEYINDNKLEMDGELFETYIVDFHETHIVDEYVTRIEVKIKETT; this is encoded by the coding sequence ATGAACTGGAAAATTAACGAAATTGCTAATCTTTATGATATAAGCGCACATACTTTACGCTATTACGAGGAGATTAAGTTAGTCGTCCCTCGCAGAGGCGAAAATAATTATCGAATTTATACAGATGAAAATTTACAGCAATTAAATATCATCCGTGATTTAAGAAAGTTTAATATTCCTTTAGAGGAGATAAAAGATTATTTGGAAAAACGCACTGTTGAGAAGACGTTAAACCTGTTGAAAAAGCAGCAACTCTTTATTGAGCAAGAGTTAGCTGCTTTGCAGGAAATGCAGCATATTGTCGAGGAAAGAATTGATGTATTTACACAAACTGTGACATGTGCAGAGGGTAAGTGTGAGCTAATTGATTGCCCAGACAGGTATGTAATTGCAAGTATTGACAATGATATTGACAGTGAGCATGTTGACCTTTCGTTAAAAGAGCTCTACAAAAAATATGAAAACAACCTGCCTCATTTAGAACAGCATATGATAGGAAGTTTTTTGTACAATACTGAGGGCAATTCTATCAGTCACCGCGTTTTTTATTTTATTGAAAATGCTTCTGATTCCCATACAACGATTTTGCCTAAAGGAAAATATGCTGCGATTTGTTATAAAGGCAGCTACAAAAAAACCGAGCAATATATTGTAAAGCTGAAGGAGTACATAAACGATAATAAATTAGAGATGGACGGCGAGCTTTTCGAAACGTATATCGTTGATTTTCATGAAACCCATATAGTGGATGAATATGTGACAAGGATTGAAGTGAAGATTAAGGAAACAACTTAA
- a CDS encoding TrmB family transcriptional regulator, whose amino-acid sequence MDDIFKELQKLGFSQYECKAYVSLLKHSPMTGYEISKRSSVPRSMIYEVLGKLLDKGAVYIVPSDPVNYAPLPAKDLISRLRLNFEHSFDFLEKNLSILESEQEVDTIHRISGDENVLAEMNSLIIHAQDEIWLSVWAPQIPSIEDTVLRKEKDGLSVTSILFGAPDTTLGYTTHHDYMSPKVAEERTNGRLTIVARDNEEVIIANFSPATQGWAIKTQDPALVLVALEYIGHDIIFAALTNEIGEQRVEALWRENKELLRVVTGKRFK is encoded by the coding sequence ATGGACGATATTTTCAAGGAATTGCAAAAGCTCGGATTTTCACAATATGAATGTAAAGCATATGTCAGTTTACTAAAGCATTCCCCCATGACAGGTTATGAGATAAGTAAGCGTTCCAGTGTACCTCGTTCCATGATTTACGAAGTACTTGGAAAGCTTCTTGATAAAGGTGCGGTCTATATAGTTCCATCTGACCCTGTAAATTATGCTCCACTGCCAGCAAAAGATTTAATATCTCGCTTGCGATTAAATTTTGAACATTCATTTGACTTTTTAGAAAAAAACTTATCCATACTCGAAAGCGAACAAGAGGTAGACACCATTCATCGTATTAGCGGTGATGAAAATGTCCTTGCGGAAATGAATAGCTTAATCATACATGCTCAGGATGAAATTTGGTTATCCGTTTGGGCTCCACAAATTCCTTCTATAGAGGATACAGTGTTACGTAAAGAAAAGGACGGACTCTCTGTTACCTCCATTTTATTTGGAGCTCCCGATACTACGCTTGGATATACTACACATCATGATTACATGTCTCCTAAAGTAGCAGAAGAGCGAACAAATGGCAGACTGACAATTGTAGCCCGTGATAATGAAGAGGTTATTATTGCGAATTTTTCCCCAGCTACTCAAGGTTGGGCCATTAAAACACAAGATCCAGCCCTTGTTTTAGTTGCACTAGAATATATTGGCCATGATATTATATTTGCGGCATTAACAAATGAAATTGGGGAGCAAAGAGTAGAAGCTCTTTGGCGTGAAAATAAAGAATTATTAAGGGTAGTTACAGGAAAGCGGTTCAAATAA
- a CDS encoding GNAT family N-acetyltransferase, with protein sequence MIRSISQKDTAEIAALLWVIFEDMELSLLNKISKNKVLEMVEEAMADPTYRYGMNRGIVYEQNGEIAGVSFGYPAIDEAVIDEPFQKVLIKYGFAETETLFVDKEAFPKEWYLDSIVVHKKYRGLGIGSILLKEMDQIAVNAGYSTIGLNVDIGNPKAKKLYSSIGYKKVGEIILSGHRYEHLNKTLMDTRLAN encoded by the coding sequence ATGATTAGAAGTATTTCACAAAAAGACACAGCAGAAATAGCAGCATTATTATGGGTCATATTCGAGGATATGGAGCTGTCACTGCTTAACAAAATCTCGAAAAACAAGGTTTTAGAAATGGTGGAAGAAGCGATGGCAGACCCAACTTATCGATACGGTATGAACAGAGGAATAGTATATGAACAGAATGGTGAAATAGCGGGAGTCAGCTTTGGGTACCCGGCAATTGATGAGGCTGTTATTGATGAACCGTTTCAAAAGGTATTAATAAAATACGGCTTTGCAGAAACCGAGACCTTGTTTGTTGATAAGGAAGCATTTCCAAAAGAGTGGTATTTAGATTCTATCGTCGTTCATAAAAAGTACAGAGGATTAGGGATTGGTTCGATTTTGCTGAAAGAAATGGACCAAATAGCAGTTAATGCGGGTTACAGTACGATCGGTCTTAACGTAGATATTGGTAATCCTAAAGCAAAAAAGCTATATTCAAGTATAGGTTATAAAAAAGTAGGCGAAATAATTTTAAGCGGACACCGTTATGAACATCTTAATAAAACTTTAATGGATACCCGTCTGGCAAATTAA
- the hutP gene encoding hut operon transcriptional regulator HutP, whose amino-acid sequence MGKLTSLLTLLHNNSGEQEIKDELTKRGYCYTVGKVGAMDLFKVIAAIETTAKSNNIIDGDAYREVHALYHTILEALQGVGRGNVQFGEILRTVGLTFGIVRGEIEKYGYNGEWICVCIFGTIGAPKKGFEHDALGLGFNHI is encoded by the coding sequence ATGGGCAAATTAACGTCATTGTTAACACTTTTACATAACAATAGCGGCGAACAGGAAATTAAAGATGAATTAACAAAAAGAGGGTATTGTTATACTGTTGGAAAAGTTGGCGCAATGGATTTATTTAAAGTAATTGCTGCCATTGAAACAACAGCTAAATCGAATAATATTATTGATGGAGACGCATATAGAGAGGTACATGCCCTTTATCACACCATATTAGAAGCACTGCAAGGTGTTGGAAGAGGCAATGTACAATTCGGGGAAATATTACGAACAGTTGGCTTGACGTTCGGAATTGTTAGAGGAGAAATTGAAAAGTACGGCTATAATGGGGAATGGATTTGTGTATGTATTTTCGGGACAATCGGAGCACCGAAAAAAGGATTCGAGCATGATGCATTAGGACTTGGATTTAATCATATATAG
- the hutU gene encoding urocanate hydratase: MEGKNKIIRAPRGTTLNTKGWEQEAVLRMLMNNLDPAVAEHPENLVVYGGIGKAARNWTAFENIVASLKSLEDNETLLVQSGKPVAIFKTHEAAPRVLLANSNIVPAWANWETFHELDKKGLMMYGQMTAGSWIYIGTQGIVQGTYETFAECANQHFNGTLKGTVTVTAGLGGMGGAQPLAVTMAGGVLIGIDVDRSRIEKRIKTRYCDALVETLDEAIAKAEEAKKAGKPLSIGVVGNAAEVLPAMIKRRFIPDIVTDQTSAHDPLHGYLPIGFSLEDGEKLRKENGAEYIKKSKASMAVHVQAMLEMQQKGAIVFDYGNNIRQVAFDEGVENAFAFPGFVPAFIRPQFCEGKGPFRWVALSGDPEDIYKTDEVILREFSNNEHLCNWIRMAREKIEFQGLPARICWLGYGERAKFGKIINDMVASGELSAPIVIGRDHLDAGSVASPNRETEAMKDGSDAVADWPILNALLNTAAGASWVSVHHGGGVGMGYSLHAGMVVVADGTDLAGQRLERVLTTDPGMGVVRHVDAGYELAIDTAQDKGINIPNLK, translated from the coding sequence ATGGAAGGGAAAAACAAAATAATTCGCGCCCCTCGAGGAACTACATTAAATACAAAAGGCTGGGAACAGGAAGCGGTATTAAGAATGTTAATGAACAACTTAGATCCGGCAGTTGCGGAGCATCCTGAAAATCTGGTTGTTTACGGTGGCATCGGGAAGGCTGCCCGAAACTGGACTGCATTCGAGAATATTGTTGCATCCTTAAAATCGCTAGAGGACAACGAAACCTTGTTAGTACAATCAGGCAAACCAGTCGCCATCTTCAAAACGCATGAAGCTGCACCACGTGTCTTGTTAGCCAATTCTAATATTGTGCCAGCGTGGGCGAATTGGGAAACCTTTCACGAACTTGATAAAAAGGGCTTAATGATGTATGGACAAATGACAGCTGGAAGCTGGATTTATATTGGCACACAAGGAATCGTTCAAGGAACATATGAAACATTTGCTGAATGTGCTAACCAGCATTTTAATGGAACATTAAAGGGGACAGTTACTGTAACAGCAGGGCTTGGCGGAATGGGTGGAGCCCAGCCTTTAGCTGTCACGATGGCAGGCGGTGTATTAATTGGCATCGATGTTGACAGGAGCCGCATTGAAAAGCGGATAAAAACACGCTATTGTGATGCTCTTGTAGAAACATTGGATGAAGCAATCGCTAAAGCGGAAGAAGCAAAAAAAGCAGGAAAACCGCTATCCATTGGGGTAGTCGGCAATGCTGCTGAAGTGCTTCCAGCCATGATTAAACGCAGATTTATTCCAGATATCGTAACAGATCAAACGTCTGCCCATGATCCGCTTCATGGCTATTTACCAATTGGGTTTTCTTTAGAGGATGGGGAAAAGTTACGCAAAGAAAACGGAGCTGAATATATAAAAAAATCAAAGGCTAGCATGGCCGTTCATGTTCAAGCAATGCTGGAGATGCAGCAAAAAGGTGCCATCGTTTTTGATTATGGCAATAATATCAGGCAGGTTGCTTTTGATGAAGGCGTGGAAAATGCCTTTGCTTTCCCAGGCTTTGTACCTGCCTTTATTCGCCCCCAGTTTTGTGAAGGAAAGGGACCGTTCCGCTGGGTAGCTTTATCTGGTGATCCAGAAGATATTTATAAAACAGATGAAGTTATCTTAAGAGAGTTTTCTAATAATGAGCACTTATGCAATTGGATTAGGATGGCAAGAGAAAAGATTGAATTCCAAGGACTACCTGCACGGATTTGCTGGTTAGGCTACGGGGAGCGTGCCAAATTTGGAAAAATCATTAATGATATGGTTGCAAGCGGTGAGCTGTCTGCACCAATCGTGATTGGAAGAGATCATTTAGATGCAGGTTCTGTTGCCTCGCCAAATCGTGAAACGGAAGCAATGAAGGATGGCAGTGATGCAGTTGCAGACTGGCCAATCTTAAATGCGTTACTTAATACTGCTGCAGGTGCAAGCTGGGTATCTGTACACCATGGCGGGGGAGTAGGGATGGGTTATTCTCTTCATGCTGGAATGGTTGTAGTCGCAGATGGCACAGATTTAGCAGGGCAGCGGCTTGAAAGAGTACTTACAACAGATCCAGGAATGGGTGTTGTCCGCCATGTAGATGCAGGCTATGAATTAGCAATTGATACAGCGCAGGATAAAGGAATCAATATCCCAAATCTAAAGTAA
- the hutH gene encoding histidine ammonia-lyase, translated as MNVFLDGNTLTFTEIKLVLNKKATVKIHEDAWVNVKKSRAVVEKLIEDKNVIYGVNTGFGKFSDTIISTDDLEHLQINLIRSHACAVGKPFSEEVSRVMLLLRANALAKGFSGIEPETLQLLVDCLNHGIHPVIPSQGSLGASGDLAPLAHLALVLVGEGEAIYQGEKLEAKEALRRAGLKPISLKAKEGLALINGTQALTSVGVLAYLEAEKLFNMANRVAALTLEGLRGIVDAFSPESHLVRPYPEQQEVAERILSYVAGSRLTTKQGELRVQDAYSLRCIPQVHGAISQTLNYVKEKLIIEINSATDNPLIFADSGKVISGGNFHGQPIAFAMDFLSIGVAEIASISERRIERLVNPQLNDLPAFLSTNPGLESGLMITQYVAASLVSENKTLAHPSSVDSIPSSANQEDHVSMGTTAARHAYEIVQNARKVVAIEAICAAQAADIRGCEKLAPQSKLLHEKIRAIVPVIISDRVFATDIENLDQALKQEDWSFDTGVITQGKD; from the coding sequence ATGAATGTATTTCTTGATGGGAACACATTGACATTTACAGAAATCAAGCTTGTATTAAACAAAAAAGCGACAGTTAAAATTCATGAGGATGCATGGGTGAACGTAAAAAAAAGCAGGGCTGTTGTGGAAAAACTTATTGAGGATAAGAATGTAATTTATGGAGTTAATACAGGCTTTGGCAAGTTTAGTGACACGATAATTTCCACTGATGATTTAGAGCATCTACAAATTAATTTAATCAGAAGCCATGCCTGTGCTGTCGGCAAGCCTTTTTCTGAGGAAGTTAGCAGAGTGATGCTGCTGCTAAGGGCAAATGCACTGGCAAAGGGCTTTTCGGGAATTGAGCCAGAAACGCTTCAATTGCTTGTTGATTGCCTGAATCATGGAATTCACCCTGTTATTCCAAGTCAAGGGTCACTTGGTGCAAGCGGTGACTTGGCGCCGTTAGCACATTTGGCACTTGTGCTAGTTGGCGAAGGAGAAGCAATTTATCAGGGGGAAAAGCTAGAAGCGAAAGAAGCGTTAAGGCGTGCAGGGTTAAAACCAATTAGCTTAAAGGCGAAGGAAGGTCTTGCATTAATTAATGGTACACAAGCGTTAACTTCAGTCGGGGTTTTAGCTTATTTAGAGGCAGAAAAACTGTTCAACATGGCAAATAGAGTAGCTGCGTTAACGTTAGAAGGATTAAGAGGAATTGTCGATGCCTTCTCGCCTGAATCCCATTTAGTTAGACCATATCCAGAACAGCAGGAAGTGGCAGAACGCATCCTTTCTTATGTTGCAGGCAGCAGGCTGACAACAAAACAGGGAGAGCTGCGGGTGCAGGATGCTTATTCGCTTCGCTGTATTCCACAAGTGCATGGGGCGATTTCTCAAACATTAAATTATGTGAAAGAAAAGCTAATCATAGAAATAAATTCGGCGACAGATAATCCATTGATTTTTGCTGATAGCGGTAAAGTTATATCGGGCGGAAATTTCCACGGACAGCCAATCGCCTTTGCAATGGATTTCTTAAGTATTGGTGTTGCAGAAATTGCCAGTATATCTGAAAGACGAATTGAGCGCCTTGTTAATCCACAGTTAAATGATTTACCAGCATTTCTAAGCACAAATCCTGGCCTTGAATCAGGACTTATGATTACCCAATATGTAGCTGCTTCCTTAGTTTCAGAAAACAAAACATTGGCACATCCATCAAGTGTTGATTCCATTCCGTCTTCAGCAAATCAAGAGGATCATGTAAGCATGGGGACAACAGCAGCACGCCATGCCTATGAAATTGTGCAAAATGCCAGAAAAGTAGTTGCGATTGAAGCAATATGCGCAGCACAGGCGGCAGATATAAGAGGGTGTGAGAAACTTGCGCCACAGTCAAAATTGCTTCATGAAAAAATTCGTGCAATCGTTCCTGTCATCATAAGTGATCGTGTTTTTGCTACAGATATTGAAAATTTAGATCAAGCCTTAAAGCAGGAAGACTGGTCTTTTGATACAGGTGTAATAACGCAAGGTAAAGATTAA